Proteins from a single region of Parambassis ranga chromosome 16, fParRan2.1, whole genome shotgun sequence:
- the ino80c gene encoding INO80 complex subunit C, which translates to MYIAGLKMASQVPITVRTQPTAVSTAALRGKKRPGSPAVSVAQQATASGGTVSGKKKKGQPAATPTTLTQTTGGETVAEVKATASADSGPAATTTESTAKPPPFKDHTFMHSGIGGAAAGKKNRTWKNLKQILALERTLPWKLNDPNYYNIDAPPSLKPAKKYSDISGLPANYTDPQTKLRFTSTEEFSYIRLLPTDVVTGYLALRKATCIVP; encoded by the exons ATGTATATTGCTGGGCTGAAAATGGCGTCTCAGGTCCCAATCACAGTCAGAACTCAACCGACCGCGGTCAGTACTGCCGCTCTCCGGGGTAAGAAACGTCCTGGCAGTCCGGCGGTGTCGGTCGCTCAGCAGGCCACCGCCAGCGGCGGCACCGTTAGCggcaagaagaagaaaggacaacCGGCAGCGACACCAACAACACTGACTCAA ACAACAGGAGGAGAGACCGTGGCTGAGGTGAAGGCTACAGCATCAGCAGACAGCGGCCCAGCTGCCACCACCACAGAGTCCACTGCAAAGCCTCCACCTTTCAAAGACCACACGTTTATG CATTCTGGGAttggtggagcagcagctggcaaAAAGAACAGGACCTGGAAGAATCTTAAACAGATTCTGGCGTTGGAGCGAACTTTACCCTGGAAGCTTAACGACCCCAACT ATTACAACATTGATGCCCCTCCTTCACTAAAACCAGCCAAGAAGTACTCAGACATTTCTGGGCTCCCT GCAAActacacagacccacagacaaaACTTCGCTTCACTTCTACTGAGGAGTTCTCCTACATCCGTCTTCTCCCCACTGATGTTGTTACAGGCTACCTCGCCCTTCGAAAAGCAACTTGCATTGTTCCATGA